One window of the Eucalyptus grandis isolate ANBG69807.140 chromosome 8, ASM1654582v1, whole genome shotgun sequence genome contains the following:
- the LOC104417599 gene encoding cucurbitadienol 11-hydroxylase, with protein sequence MWVIGTCVLALAIAWLGHWVYRWRNPKCNGVLPPGSLGLPLIGETLQLMVPGDSLDLVPFLKDRIQRYGTTFRTSVAGRAIIVSADPKFCHFVLQQHGKLFESWALDTFAKLFAQEGKASLNVTNVHKYIRGTVLKHFGMEALKERLLPLMEEVSQATITSWLGKESIDVKHATGTMAIEFSAKLLFSHDPTQSSKKLGDLYSSFIQGLLSIPLNIPGTIYHKCLKDRRKALSIIRRTVKDRLSSHGRLHDDFLCHVMQDMSKEEFLTEDFLVQLIFGLLFVTFDSVSTTLTLALMFLEENPRALQEITV encoded by the exons aTGTGGGTGATTGGAACATGCGTGTTGGCATTGGCCATCGCATGGCTCGGTCACTGGGTTTACAGATGGAGGAACCCTAAATGCAATGGGGTTCTTCCTCCCGGTTCTCTCGGGCTTCCTCTCATTGGCGAGACCCTCCAGTTGATGGTCCCTGGCGACTCTTTGGACCTCGTTCCTTTCCTCAAGGACAGAATTCAAAG GTACGGGACGACATTTCGAACAAGCGTGGCTGGTCGGGCGATAATAGTATCAGCTGATCCAAAATTCTGCCATTTCGTCCTTCAGCAGCATGGCAAACTGTTCGAGTCATGGGCCCTAGACACATTTGCGAAGCTCTTTGCGCAAGAAGGCAAGGCGAGCCTCAATGTCACAAACGTTCACAAATATATCCGAGGCACGGTCCTAAAGCACTTCGGCATGGAGGCCCTGAAGGAGAGGCTGCTTCCTTTGATGGAAGAAGTGTCGCAAGCAACTATAACGAGCTGGTTAGGCAAAGAATCGATCGATGTGAAACACGCCACGGGAACT ATGGCAATCGAATTTAGTGCAAAGCTACTGTTCAGTCATGATCCTACACAATCATCGAAGAAATTGGGTGATTTATACTCTTCGTTCATCCAAGGCCTCTTGTCCATTCCTTTGAATATACCGGGTACGATATATCACAAATGCCTCAAG GATCGAAGGAAGGCGTTGTCAATCATTCGAAGAACCGTGAAAGATCGCCTTTCCTCCCATGGGAGACTTCACGATGACTTCCTTTGCCATGTCATGCAAGATATGAGTAAAGAGGAATTCTTGACAGAGGATTTCCTGGTCCAACTCATATTTGGTCTTCTTTTCGTCACTTTCGATTCTGTTTCGACAACGTTAACTTTGGCTCTAATGTTCCTTGAAGAGAACCCTAGAGCGTTGCAAGAAATCACCGTATGA